A region of the Acidobacteriota bacterium genome:
CCGTATCCGCGCGCCGAAGCTCAGGCGCATGGCTCACTCACAGCGGCTTTGCAGGCGCAGCCGGAATTGCTCGCCCGCTACGCCAAACATACGGGCCTGTACGCCTATCGCCGCGACTTTCTGTTGCAATACGCCAAGCTGCCGCCGACGCCGCTTGAGCAGACAGAACTGCTCGAACAGTTGCGCGCGCTCGAACACGGCTACCGCATCCGCGTAGTGAAAGTGCGGCAGCGTTCGATTGGCGTGGATACGCCGGAGGATTTGGAATTGGTGCGGCGGCTGTGCCAGCAATGAAGCTGCCGAACTGCGCGGACTTCAAAACAATTTGAGCAACTCAGCCGGAGTCTCCAAGACATAATCAGGCTGTTGGGCTTCCAGTTCTGTACGCGGAAAAGGCCCCCAGGCAGCGGCGGCGGTGGTCATGTTGGCGGCGCGCCCGGCGGCGATGTCGTGGATGCTGTCGCCGACGTAAAGGGCGTGGTGCGGCGCGGCTTCAAAACGTTCCAACGCGCGCCACAACGGTTCGGGGTGCGGTTTGTGCCGCGTCACGTCATCGGCGGCGATGATGACCGCAAAGAACTCCTGCAACGCAAACAGCCGCAAGCCGCGCTCGACACCCGCGCGCAATTTCGACGAGACGATGCCCAGGCGATGGCCGCGCCCTTTGAGTTCCGCGAGGGTTTCCTTGACCTCGGCAAATGGCTCGCACAATTCGTCGTGACGCGCGCCATTGAATTCGCGGTA
Encoded here:
- a CDS encoding HAD-IA family hydrolase, encoding MNKKPTDRSVILFDFDGTLVNTTPLILHSFRATWQHSFGFTLDDSLYINTFGTLLHTALQQLTQQGIDDGRIAPIADLPTKADELLRTYREFNGARHDELCEPFAEVKETLAELKGRGHRLGIVSSKLRAGVERGLRLFALQEFFAVIIAADDVTRHKPHPEPLWRALERFEAAPHHALYVGDSIHDIAAGRAANMTTAAAAWGPFPRTELEAQQPDYVLETPAELLKLF